In Alicyclobacillus macrosporangiidus CPP55, a single window of DNA contains:
- the nadA gene encoding quinolinate synthase NadA, producing MAVRMEAGTAAGLIEEILRLKREKNAVILAHNYQRPEVQELADVLGDSLALARAAAKTDADVIVFCGVHFMAETAAVLNPEKTVLLPDLEAGCSLADSITADQLRAWKADHPEAVVVAYVNTSAEVKAESDYCCTSSNAIEVVRSIPEDREILFLPDMFLGAYVQRMTGRRNMHVWMGECHVHAGIQPSQVETVLRQHPRAELLVHPECGCSTPSVYLAGEGVLPADRTRILSTGGMLKHASSSEAEEFIVATETGILYQMQKRNPGKRFVAANPDAVCPFMKRITLEKVRDALRENRHVITVPEEIASRARLAIERMVAIG from the coding sequence ATGGCGGTTCGGATGGAGGCCGGCACGGCGGCCGGCTTGATAGAAGAGATCCTGCGGCTGAAGCGGGAGAAAAACGCGGTCATCTTGGCGCACAACTACCAGCGGCCTGAGGTGCAGGAGCTGGCGGACGTGCTCGGCGACTCGCTCGCCCTGGCCCGGGCGGCGGCGAAGACGGACGCGGACGTGATTGTGTTCTGCGGCGTGCACTTCATGGCGGAGACGGCGGCGGTGCTCAATCCGGAGAAGACGGTGCTGCTGCCGGACCTGGAGGCGGGCTGTTCGCTGGCGGACAGCATCACGGCGGACCAGCTGCGGGCTTGGAAGGCGGATCATCCCGAGGCGGTGGTGGTGGCGTACGTCAACACATCGGCCGAGGTGAAGGCGGAGAGCGACTACTGCTGTACGTCGTCCAACGCGATCGAAGTGGTCCGGTCAATTCCGGAGGACCGCGAGATCCTGTTCTTGCCGGACATGTTTTTGGGCGCGTACGTCCAGCGCATGACGGGGCGGCGGAACATGCACGTCTGGATGGGTGAGTGCCATGTGCACGCGGGGATTCAGCCGTCGCAGGTGGAGACGGTGCTTCGGCAGCACCCGCGGGCGGAGCTGTTGGTGCATCCGGAGTGCGGCTGCTCGACGCCGAGTGTGTACCTGGCGGGTGAGGGGGTGCTGCCCGCGGATCGCACGAGGATTCTCTCCACCGGGGGCATGCTGAAGCACGCGTCGTCGTCGGAGGCGGAGGAGTTCATCGTGGCGACGGAGACGGGGATCCTCTACCAGATGCAGAAGCGGAACCCGGGCAAGCGGTTTGTGGCGGCCAACCCAGATGCGGTCTGCCCGTTCATGAAGCGGATCACGCTGGAGAAGGTGCGCGACGCGCTGCGCGAGAACCGGCACGTGATCACGGTGCCGGAGGAGATCGCGTCGCGGGCGCGGTTGGCTATTGAGCGGATGGTTGCGATTGGGTGA
- the nadB gene encoding L-aspartate oxidase, with the protein MNQDRYDFVVIGAGLAGCAAAWWLSHLGEVALLSKVPPEGSNSHHAQGGLAAAVGAGDSPAWHAEDTLAAGAGLCRPDAVARLTARAPQLVRWLVDLGVPFDRAADGSLRLGLEGAHGRPRILHAGGDASGRHILAAVRQALTLRPTVDVLWDAQVVRLARHPSRERPGRVTGVWVARPGGLWFVGARRGVVLATGGAGQLFAATTNPPGATGEGLVLAYDAGATLRNLEFMQFHPTALASEGNPRFLLSEALRGAGATLIDERGAPVMADHPQGDLAPRDVVARAVYARLQRGERVYLDATRIGDLAERFPTVYEGCRSHGFDLVAEPVPVTPAAHFLMGGVAATLAGETDVPGLYAVGEVANTGCHGANRLASNSLLECLVMAYELYEHVRSGEDADVPAAPAAAASPAGADAADALGGGIERVQQILWTHVGLVRHATGLRKAIGVLAALEEVHPGSAAVRAARLMAESALVRQESRGAHYRSDFPHPAADLAGCDTLCRVGQPPRLQAAEVVPAGAAWVRM; encoded by the coding sequence GTGAACCAGGACAGGTACGACTTTGTCGTCATCGGCGCAGGCCTGGCCGGTTGCGCTGCCGCCTGGTGGCTGAGCCACCTGGGGGAGGTGGCGCTCCTCTCCAAGGTGCCGCCGGAGGGCAGCAACTCCCACCACGCGCAGGGGGGGCTGGCGGCCGCCGTCGGCGCCGGGGATTCGCCGGCATGGCACGCGGAGGACACCCTCGCCGCAGGCGCCGGGCTGTGCAGGCCGGATGCGGTGGCCCGGTTGACCGCCCGAGCGCCGCAGCTGGTGCGCTGGCTGGTGGATCTGGGCGTACCCTTCGATCGCGCTGCCGACGGCTCCCTCCGCCTCGGCCTGGAGGGCGCCCACGGGCGGCCGCGCATCCTGCACGCGGGCGGAGACGCCAGTGGCCGGCACATCCTGGCGGCGGTGCGGCAGGCGCTCACGCTGCGGCCGACGGTCGACGTGCTCTGGGACGCGCAGGTGGTTCGCCTGGCGCGGCACCCGTCACGAGAGAGACCGGGCCGTGTGACCGGCGTCTGGGTGGCCCGTCCGGGCGGCCTCTGGTTCGTCGGCGCAAGGCGGGGCGTTGTCCTCGCCACCGGCGGTGCGGGCCAGCTGTTCGCCGCGACGACCAACCCGCCGGGCGCGACCGGCGAGGGCTTGGTGTTGGCGTACGACGCGGGGGCGACCCTGCGCAACCTGGAGTTCATGCAATTTCACCCGACGGCGCTGGCGTCGGAAGGGAACCCTCGGTTCCTCCTCAGCGAGGCGTTGCGCGGCGCGGGGGCGACGCTCATCGACGAGCGGGGCGCCCCGGTCATGGCGGATCACCCGCAGGGTGACCTGGCCCCTCGGGACGTGGTCGCTCGGGCGGTGTACGCGCGCCTGCAGCGGGGGGAGCGGGTGTACTTGGATGCCACGCGGATCGGCGATCTGGCGGAGCGATTCCCGACGGTGTACGAGGGCTGCCGCTCGCATGGGTTCGATCTCGTGGCCGAACCGGTCCCGGTCACGCCGGCCGCCCACTTCCTGATGGGCGGCGTCGCGGCCACCCTGGCGGGCGAGACGGACGTCCCGGGCCTGTACGCCGTCGGCGAAGTGGCAAATACCGGCTGCCACGGCGCCAACCGCCTCGCCAGCAACTCGCTCTTGGAGTGCCTGGTGATGGCGTACGAGCTGTATGAGCACGTCCGTTCCGGCGAGGATGCGGACGTACCGGCGGCACCGGCAGCAGCGGCGTCCCCCGCGGGCGCCGATGCAGCGGATGCGCTGGGCGGCGGGATCGAACGGGTGCAGCAGATCCTCTGGACGCACGTGGGATTGGTCCGCCACGCGACGGGGCTCAGGAAAGCCATCGGCGTGTTGGCGGCGTTGGAAGAAGTGCATCCGGGCTCGGCGGCCGTGAGAGCGGCCCGCCTGATGGCGGAATCCGCGCTGGTCCGGCAGGAGAGCCGGGGGGCGCATTATCGAAGCGATTTTCCGCATCCCGCGGCGGATCTCGCAGGTTGCGACACCCTCTGCCGCGTGGGCCAGCCGCCGCGGCTGCAGGCGGCCGAGGTGGTCCCGGCCGGTGCGGCGTGGGTTCGGATGTGA
- the nadC gene encoding carboxylating nicotinate-nucleotide diphosphorylase, which translates to MLPRSVLTLIDLALDEDVGRGDVTSAAVLPPALSATAQVFIKQPARVAGLPVLAAVFQRLDPQVTVTPLVEDGADIAGPAPVCLVRGPAASILSAERTALNFLARLSGIATLTREATARLAGTRARLLDTRKTTPGWRYLEKYAVRMGGGTNHRFGLDDMVLIKDNHVALAGGVAEAVARARKYVGLSTKVEVEVDTLDQLDEALAAGADLILLDNMDLATLREAVVRTAGRVPLEASGNMTLDRLADVARTGVDFISMGALTHSATSVDVGLDVDLAAPPASLAGAAPSAARSREMAP; encoded by the coding sequence ATGCTGCCTCGATCGGTTCTCACCCTCATCGACCTGGCCCTCGACGAAGACGTCGGCCGGGGGGACGTGACCAGCGCGGCCGTCCTCCCGCCGGCCCTTTCGGCGACGGCCCAGGTGTTCATCAAGCAGCCGGCGCGGGTGGCGGGTCTGCCCGTGCTGGCTGCGGTGTTTCAGCGGCTCGATCCGCAGGTCACCGTCACCCCGCTGGTCGAGGACGGCGCGGACATCGCCGGACCGGCGCCTGTCTGCCTGGTGCGGGGACCGGCCGCGTCCATCCTGTCGGCCGAGCGCACGGCGCTGAACTTTTTGGCTCGGCTCAGCGGGATCGCCACCTTGACGCGGGAGGCCACCGCGCGCCTGGCCGGGACGCGGGCGCGGCTGCTCGACACGCGCAAGACGACCCCCGGGTGGCGCTACCTGGAGAAGTACGCCGTGCGCATGGGCGGCGGGACGAACCACCGCTTCGGCCTCGACGACATGGTGCTCATCAAGGACAACCACGTCGCCCTGGCGGGCGGCGTCGCGGAGGCCGTCGCAAGGGCGCGGAAGTACGTCGGCCTCTCCACCAAGGTGGAGGTGGAGGTCGACACGCTCGATCAGCTGGACGAAGCCCTGGCGGCGGGGGCCGACCTCATTCTCCTCGACAACATGGATCTCGCCACCCTGCGCGAGGCGGTGGTCCGCACGGCCGGCCGGGTGCCGTTGGAGGCCAGTGGCAACATGACCCTGGATCGCCTGGCCGATGTGGCCCGCACCGGGGTTGACTTTATCTCCATGGGCGCGCTGACGCACTCGGCGACGAGCGTCGACGTCGGCCTCGATGTCGATCTCGCGGCTCCACCCGCCTCCCTCGCCGGGGCCGCGCCGTCCGCCGCCCGGTCCCGGGAGATGGCGCCGTGA
- a CDS encoding COX15/CtaA family protein: MSKVEGEVRMQPVRRARGRDGVWWLSAATWVGLFIVNMAGFLDTATGSALGCGREWPLCNGSVIPSAWSLQTLIEFGHRGIVLVVTILLVTTAVLAWRRYGQWVEVKATIGIACGFVALEAFLGAIGVLVGDPPAVLATHLGVSLMAFVGITLLTAVLNQVQRVGTSADGGAAALRPDVPPKRFRFWAFFTMVYTFIALYVGAYISNIHAGAWFQGFPFPTESFAQAGSNLYFDILHRSIALGLVILCASLWVQARRLPVDRPDLRRGAALSVALVLAQALSGGLLVYTRLALPAFLLHVSIVSCLFATLAYVALQSTPEPVRRPQLASGGGPQGTAASGGLR, translated from the coding sequence ATGAGCAAGGTGGAGGGAGAGGTACGGATGCAACCCGTCCGGCGCGCCCGCGGCCGGGACGGCGTCTGGTGGCTGTCGGCGGCGACGTGGGTCGGCCTGTTCATCGTGAACATGGCCGGGTTTCTCGACACGGCGACCGGGTCCGCGCTGGGCTGTGGCCGGGAATGGCCCCTGTGCAACGGCTCCGTCATTCCGAGCGCATGGAGTCTGCAGACCCTCATCGAGTTCGGGCACCGGGGCATCGTGCTGGTGGTGACCATCCTGCTCGTCACCACCGCCGTGTTGGCCTGGCGCCGGTACGGCCAGTGGGTCGAGGTGAAAGCGACCATCGGGATCGCCTGCGGATTCGTCGCCCTTGAGGCATTCCTCGGGGCCATCGGGGTGCTGGTCGGCGATCCGCCGGCGGTGCTGGCGACCCACCTGGGGGTGTCTCTGATGGCCTTCGTCGGGATCACGTTGTTGACCGCGGTGTTGAACCAGGTGCAGCGTGTCGGCACCTCCGCGGACGGCGGGGCGGCAGCGCTGCGGCCGGACGTTCCGCCGAAGCGGTTCCGCTTTTGGGCGTTCTTCACGATGGTGTACACGTTCATCGCCCTGTACGTCGGGGCGTACATCTCCAACATTCACGCCGGCGCCTGGTTCCAAGGATTCCCCTTCCCCACCGAGTCATTCGCGCAAGCGGGCAGCAACCTGTATTTCGACATCCTGCACCGGTCCATCGCGCTCGGACTCGTCATCCTGTGCGCCTCCCTGTGGGTGCAGGCGCGCCGGCTTCCGGTGGATCGGCCCGATCTGCGCCGGGGCGCGGCGCTCTCGGTGGCACTGGTCTTGGCCCAAGCGTTGAGTGGCGGACTGTTGGTGTATACGCGCCTGGCGCTTCCCGCATTTCTCCTGCACGTGTCCATCGTCTCCTGCCTGTTCGCGACGCTGGCGTACGTGGCGCTCCAATCCACTCCGGAGCCCGTCCGCAGACCCCAACTGGCCTCGGGCGGTGGCCCGCAGGGGACCGCCGCATCCGGGGGCCTGCGCTGA
- a CDS encoding heme o synthase, translated as MYGQESHTPLGQRGPAVWFRDRAGAWTAADRWPHLLEGWRKVQAYVALTKPRILVMLLFTALCAMLLAGKGWPGTRLTLATLAGLALSTAGGAAFNMWYDRDIDAVMSRTRHRPLPAGQVSPAGALALSLVLLGASVIVLASWVNGLAALLSAAGYVYYTLVYTVWLKRRTPQNIVIGGGAGAFPPLVGWAAVTGHLSLGAVWLFLIIFFWTPPHFWALALFKNADYVRAGVPMMPVVRGERAARFQSLIHAGLLLAVSATFPLVASVGPLYLGISTVAGLAFLYSVYRMYREPDGRYLWARRTFACSLGYLPVVFLAVAASGM; from the coding sequence GTGTACGGGCAAGAGTCTCATACCCCGCTGGGGCAACGGGGGCCGGCCGTGTGGTTCCGGGACAGGGCCGGCGCATGGACGGCTGCGGATCGGTGGCCGCATCTCCTGGAGGGATGGCGGAAAGTGCAGGCGTATGTGGCGCTGACCAAGCCGCGCATCCTTGTGATGCTGCTGTTCACCGCGTTGTGCGCCATGCTGTTGGCCGGCAAGGGATGGCCGGGCACCCGCCTGACCCTGGCGACGTTGGCCGGTCTGGCGCTGTCGACGGCGGGCGGGGCCGCCTTCAACATGTGGTATGACCGCGACATCGACGCCGTCATGAGCCGTACGCGCCACCGGCCGCTGCCCGCGGGGCAGGTGAGCCCGGCCGGGGCGCTGGCGCTCAGCCTCGTGCTGCTCGGGGCGTCCGTCATCGTGTTGGCATCCTGGGTGAACGGATTGGCGGCGCTGCTGTCCGCCGCCGGGTACGTCTACTACACACTGGTGTACACCGTGTGGCTCAAGCGCCGCACGCCGCAGAATATCGTCATCGGCGGTGGTGCGGGCGCTTTTCCGCCGCTGGTCGGGTGGGCGGCGGTCACCGGGCATCTGAGCCTCGGCGCGGTTTGGTTGTTTCTCATCATCTTCTTCTGGACGCCGCCGCATTTTTGGGCCCTCGCCCTGTTCAAGAACGCGGACTACGTCCGGGCCGGGGTGCCGATGATGCCGGTGGTCCGCGGGGAGCGGGCCGCGCGGTTCCAGAGTTTGATCCACGCCGGCCTGCTGTTGGCGGTCTCCGCCACGTTCCCGCTGGTGGCTTCCGTGGGGCCGCTGTACCTGGGGATTTCGACGGTCGCCGGTCTGGCGTTTTTGTACTCGGTCTATCGCATGTATCGTGAGCCAGACGGCCGCTATCTGTGGGCGCGGCGGACCTTCGCCTGTTCCCTGGGCTACCTGCCGGTGGTGTTTCTCGCTGTGGCCGCGTCTGGAATGTAG
- a CDS encoding cytochrome o ubiquinol oxidase subunit IV, translated as MSMVQPPALGRARQKPRFPWSHVAGYALSIVLTLAAFWAVLGHALPMKPLLAGILLLAVLQILVQLVFFLHVGQDSKPRYHLWLFSVAMFFFVVFVVSSMWIMTFNTPIS; from the coding sequence ATGTCGATGGTCCAACCGCCCGCCCTCGGGCGGGCACGCCAGAAACCCCGCTTCCCCTGGTCGCACGTCGCGGGCTACGCCTTGTCCATCGTGTTGACGCTGGCGGCCTTCTGGGCGGTCCTGGGGCACGCGCTCCCGATGAAGCCGCTGCTGGCCGGAATCCTGTTGCTCGCCGTCCTGCAGATCCTCGTCCAGCTGGTGTTCTTCCTGCACGTGGGGCAGGACAGCAAGCCGAGATATCACCTGTGGCTGTTCTCGGTCGCTATGTTCTTCTTCGTCGTCTTCGTCGTGTCGTCCATGTGGATCATGACGTTCAACACGCCGATTTCCTGA
- a CDS encoding cytochrome c oxidase subunit 3: MAVRMEEVLTRRTGDPSSTDHPGNRLELSTEDGVTKIFGFWMFLVSDVLLFATLFATYVVIYTHTADGPSAAELFRHDVSGFLAETLALLTSSFTCGLATWEMHQGRAGRLKLWMIITLLLGLTFLGLEITEFHDFVSQGATMQTSAFLSGFYTLVGTHGAHVTLGILWMSLILYQLVRFGLNAVTARKFYIVGLYWHFLDIVWVLIFTVVYLTGVM, from the coding sequence ATGGCGGTGAGGATGGAGGAGGTGCTCACCCGGCGGACCGGTGATCCGTCTTCGACGGATCACCCCGGCAACCGGTTGGAGCTCTCCACGGAAGACGGGGTCACCAAGATCTTTGGATTCTGGATGTTTCTCGTCTCGGACGTGCTGCTGTTCGCCACCCTGTTCGCCACCTACGTGGTGATCTACACCCACACCGCGGACGGGCCTTCGGCGGCGGAACTGTTCCGTCACGACGTCAGCGGATTCCTGGCGGAGACGCTGGCGCTGTTGACCAGCAGCTTCACCTGCGGCCTGGCCACCTGGGAGATGCATCAGGGGCGTGCCGGCCGTCTCAAGCTCTGGATGATCATCACCCTGTTGCTCGGACTGACGTTCCTCGGGCTGGAGATCACGGAGTTTCACGATTTCGTGAGCCAAGGTGCGACCATGCAGACGAGCGCTTTCCTCTCCGGGTTCTACACCCTGGTCGGCACGCACGGCGCGCACGTGACGCTCGGCATCCTGTGGATGTCGCTCATCCTGTACCAACTCGTTCGCTTTGGACTAAACGCCGTCACGGCGCGAAAGTTTTACATCGTCGGCCTGTACTGGCACTTCCTCGACATCGTGTGGGTGTTGATCTTCACGGTCGTTTATCTGACGGGGGTGATGTGA
- a CDS encoding cbb3-type cytochrome c oxidase subunit I, with product MGDSLTNTAGHFFVTGDPMIIASDVAIVLVSLGIVFTLTYFKKWKWLWREWLTTVDHKKIAIMYLISAILMLFRGGVDALLMRTQLALPNMKLLSAEHYDQIFTTHGTIMILFMAMPFIFAMFNAVVPLQIGARDVAFPYLNAISFWLFFFGALLFNISFVIGGSPDAGWTSYPPLTELQFDPGVGENYYLLALSISGIGTIATGINFLATIIKMRAPGMTLMKMPLFTWAVLGTCIIILFVFPVLSVALALLLIDRLFGAHFFTMMYGGNPMQFVNLFWIWGHPEVYIAVLPAFGIYSEVVSTFSQKKIFGYKSMVASIMAISIIGNLTWVHHFFTMGAGPAVNTFFSITTMAVAIPTGVKVFNWLMTMYRGRITLSLPMMWVLAFIPNFALAGATGVWLAEAPTDYQYHNSYFTVAHFHQALIGGVVYGMLAGMYYWWPKMFGFKLKEKFGKWAFWFFNIGFYVCFIPQYVLGLMGMQRRMYTYTPDMHWTALNFVSTIGAYLMGIGFLCIAAQIIHSLVHMEKDLTGDPWGGRTLEWSLPSPPPHYNFAVIPQVSDRDEWWERKRRGEQDALKPRPEDIRNVHMPKNSGVPFLMGVCFFIAGFGFTFGWIAVGAAGLLGVLVCLAHRSLDQHPDHDIPADEIRRTEAALGRL from the coding sequence ATGGGTGACAGCCTGACGAATACCGCAGGGCACTTTTTCGTCACGGGCGATCCGATGATCATCGCGTCGGATGTGGCCATCGTCCTGGTGTCTCTCGGCATCGTCTTCACGCTGACCTACTTCAAGAAGTGGAAGTGGTTGTGGCGTGAATGGTTGACCACGGTCGACCACAAGAAGATTGCCATCATGTACCTGATCTCGGCCATCCTGATGCTGTTCCGCGGCGGCGTGGATGCTCTGCTGATGCGCACCCAGTTGGCGCTGCCGAACATGAAGCTGCTCAGCGCGGAACACTACGATCAGATCTTCACCACCCACGGGACCATCATGATTTTGTTCATGGCGATGCCGTTTATCTTCGCCATGTTCAACGCGGTGGTGCCGTTGCAAATTGGCGCACGGGACGTGGCGTTCCCTTACCTGAACGCCATCAGTTTCTGGCTGTTTTTCTTCGGGGCGCTTCTGTTCAACATCTCTTTCGTCATCGGGGGATCACCCGACGCCGGTTGGACCAGCTATCCGCCGTTGACGGAGCTCCAGTTCGATCCGGGCGTGGGCGAGAACTACTACCTGCTGGCGCTGTCCATCTCAGGTATCGGGACCATCGCCACGGGCATCAACTTCCTCGCCACCATCATCAAGATGCGGGCACCCGGCATGACGCTGATGAAGATGCCGCTGTTCACCTGGGCTGTCCTGGGCACGTGCATCATCATCCTGTTCGTGTTCCCGGTGCTGTCGGTGGCGCTGGCGCTCTTGCTGATTGACCGGTTGTTCGGTGCCCATTTCTTCACGATGATGTACGGCGGCAACCCGATGCAGTTCGTCAACCTGTTCTGGATTTGGGGTCACCCGGAGGTGTACATCGCAGTCCTGCCGGCGTTCGGCATCTACTCCGAAGTGGTGTCGACCTTTTCCCAGAAAAAGATCTTCGGGTACAAGTCGATGGTGGCCTCCATCATGGCCATCAGCATCATCGGCAACCTGACCTGGGTGCACCACTTCTTCACCATGGGCGCGGGTCCCGCGGTGAACACGTTCTTCTCCATCACGACGATGGCGGTGGCCATCCCGACGGGCGTGAAGGTGTTCAACTGGCTGATGACCATGTACCGTGGCCGCATCACCCTGAGCCTGCCGATGATGTGGGTGCTGGCGTTCATCCCAAACTTCGCCCTGGCCGGTGCGACCGGCGTGTGGCTGGCCGAGGCGCCGACGGACTACCAGTACCACAACTCGTACTTCACGGTGGCCCACTTCCATCAGGCGCTCATCGGCGGCGTGGTATACGGGATGTTGGCGGGCATGTATTACTGGTGGCCGAAGATGTTCGGCTTCAAACTCAAGGAGAAGTTCGGAAAGTGGGCGTTCTGGTTCTTCAACATCGGCTTTTACGTGTGCTTCATACCGCAATACGTGCTCGGGCTGATGGGCATGCAGCGGCGCATGTACACGTACACGCCGGACATGCACTGGACGGCGCTCAACTTCGTCTCCACCATCGGCGCGTATCTGATGGGCATCGGGTTCTTGTGCATCGCGGCGCAGATCATCCACAGCCTGGTGCACATGGAGAAGGACCTGACGGGCGATCCGTGGGGCGGGCGCACGCTGGAATGGTCTCTGCCTTCGCCGCCTCCGCACTACAACTTCGCCGTGATTCCGCAGGTCTCGGATCGCGACGAGTGGTGGGAGCGCAAACGGCGCGGTGAGCAGGACGCGCTCAAACCGCGGCCGGAGGACATTCGCAATGTCCACATGCCGAAGAACTCGGGTGTGCCCTTCCTGATGGGCGTGTGCTTCTTCATCGCAGGTTTTGGTTTCACGTTTGGTTGGATCGCGGTGGGGGCGGCCGGCCTGCTCGGCGTCCTGGTATGCCTTGCGCACCGGTCCCTCGACCAGCACCCCGACCATGACATTCCGGCGGATGAAATTCGGCGCACGGAAGCGGCGCTGGGGAGGTTGTGA
- a CDS encoding ubiquinol oxidase subunit II, translated as MRPSWWKFAFTLAAGAGISLLTSGCGEEIRVFQPAGPVARSELELIWLQMGLTAVVIIPVILLLAWIVIRYRNKPGNRAPYQPEFAESRTLEIVWWAIPIVIVGILGTVTWHKTYALAQSPNPSKEPLKIEVMSLNWKWLFFYPDQKIATVNYAEIPTDRPVEFLLTANAPMNAFWVPNLGGMEYTMPGMVTSLWLQADKAGEYYGHGGNFTGPGFAQMQFRVVAKPQSDFDAWVRQVANSAPDMTKADYDKLTQPSVLGELSFSSYPEGIFEQTVMDEGGMYMDHDRAMLGNMMPHS; from the coding sequence ATGCGTCCTTCGTGGTGGAAGTTCGCCTTCACCCTGGCGGCCGGTGCGGGAATCTCCCTACTGACGTCCGGGTGCGGCGAGGAGATCCGGGTGTTTCAGCCGGCGGGACCCGTTGCCCGAAGCGAACTGGAGCTCATCTGGCTACAGATGGGTCTCACCGCTGTCGTCATCATCCCGGTGATCCTGCTGTTGGCCTGGATTGTGATTCGGTACCGGAACAAACCGGGCAACCGGGCGCCGTACCAGCCGGAGTTCGCGGAGAGCCGGACGTTGGAGATCGTCTGGTGGGCGATCCCCATCGTGATCGTCGGCATCCTGGGCACGGTCACCTGGCACAAGACATACGCCTTGGCCCAGTCGCCCAACCCGAGCAAGGAACCGCTCAAGATTGAAGTGATGTCCCTGAACTGGAAATGGTTGTTCTTCTATCCGGATCAAAAGATCGCGACGGTCAACTACGCCGAGATCCCCACGGATCGCCCGGTGGAGTTTTTGCTGACGGCCAATGCGCCAATGAACGCGTTCTGGGTGCCCAATCTCGGCGGTATGGAGTACACCATGCCGGGGATGGTGACGTCCCTTTGGCTACAGGCCGACAAAGCGGGCGAGTATTACGGCCACGGCGGCAATTTCACCGGACCGGGATTCGCGCAGATGCAGTTCCGCGTGGTCGCGAAGCCGCAGAGCGACTTTGACGCCTGGGTGCGGCAGGTGGCCAACTCCGCGCCGGACATGACGAAGGCGGACTACGACAAACTCACGCAGCCGAGCGTGTTGGGTGAGCTGTCCTTTTCCTCGTATCCGGAGGGGATCTTCGAGCAGACCGTGATGGACGAGGGCGGCATGTACATGGATCACGACCGGGCCATGCTCGGGAACATGATGCCGCACTCGTGA
- a CDS encoding helix-turn-helix domain-containing protein: protein MASMARLSVVSGRVNCPNRGNIAVDICLFCDHLTSVDLDCPSPVIFCRPPRQRGGQRQRRAAKAPVRRPPRSGPGKSPVIPPELKQAILEESLRHPRWGAQRIAGALRDRGVMVSVRKVLQVFTQERLNYAWQRMERLEWQVLCGGLTPNEEQVRALEAHDPCFRERQLCGSRPGERVLIFSAGPVGAAGARSMARVPVHVHFAIDTFSGYAFGLVQAGGSLVGRELLWRVEVASFLAQHGFTLQQVHPLEGEAFRSAFAIRLLKAVLPKWLSMVPAGDEVTVADLQRRLDAVLSAYNRSPVTGFPNMGQPPICRLTGEVETSLRAAASSRTPASRRTAGRQRR from the coding sequence TTGGCCTCGATGGCCCGGCTCTCCGTCGTGAGCGGGCGTGTGAATTGTCCGAACCGTGGAAACATCGCGGTGGATATCTGCCTGTTCTGCGACCACCTGACATCGGTCGATCTCGACTGCCCCTCCCCCGTCATCTTCTGCCGCCCTCCGCGCCAGCGCGGGGGCCAGAGGCAGCGCCGCGCCGCGAAAGCCCCGGTGCGCCGTCCGCCCAGGAGTGGCCCTGGCAAGTCCCCCGTGATCCCGCCGGAACTGAAACAGGCCATTCTCGAGGAAAGTCTGAGACATCCCCGGTGGGGTGCCCAGCGCATCGCAGGCGCCCTGCGAGACCGGGGTGTCATGGTCAGCGTCCGAAAGGTCCTGCAGGTATTCACTCAGGAGCGCCTGAACTACGCGTGGCAGCGGATGGAACGATTGGAATGGCAGGTCCTCTGCGGAGGACTGACGCCGAATGAGGAACAGGTGCGGGCATTGGAAGCGCACGATCCCTGTTTTCGCGAACGGCAACTGTGCGGATCGCGGCCGGGAGAGCGCGTCTTGATCTTTTCCGCCGGCCCGGTGGGGGCGGCGGGCGCCCGTTCGATGGCGCGCGTTCCTGTGCATGTCCATTTCGCCATCGATACGTTTTCCGGGTACGCCTTCGGGCTGGTGCAGGCCGGGGGGTCGTTGGTGGGCCGGGAACTGCTGTGGCGGGTTGAGGTCGCCTCGTTTCTCGCCCAGCACGGGTTTACGCTGCAACAGGTGCATCCCCTCGAGGGAGAAGCATTCCGGTCGGCCTTTGCGATCCGTTTGCTCAAGGCGGTCCTGCCAAAATGGCTGAGCATGGTGCCGGCCGGGGACGAGGTGACCGTGGCAGACCTGCAGCGGCGCCTGGACGCGGTGTTATCCGCCTACAACCGAAGCCCCGTGACGGGCTTCCCCAACATGGGACAGCCCCCCATTTGCCGGTTGACCGGAGAGGTCGAGACGAGCCTGCGGGCGGCAGCCAGCAGTCGAACGCCGGCCAGCCGCCGGACGGCTGGCCGACAGCGACGATAG